In the genome of Lathyrus oleraceus cultivar Zhongwan6 chromosome 4, CAAS_Psat_ZW6_1.0, whole genome shotgun sequence, the window tctaagttggcgttaccgttgacgatgttgactagaaaagggcaagcgtttgtttgggactcaaaatgtgaagaaggtttccaagagttaaagagaaggttgactactgctcctattctgatattaccgagttcgtcggaaccatttgaggtttactgtgatgcttcattgttgggtttgggtggtgtgttgatgcagaataagcaggttatagcttatgcttcgagacagctgagggttcatgagaggaactatccgacgcacgatttagagttggcagctgtggtatttgttctgaagttatggaggcattacttgtacgggtcaagatttgaggttttcagtgaccataagagcttaaagtatttgtttgatcagaaagagctgaatatgagacagaggagatggttagagtttctgaaggattatgactttggtttgaattaccatccgggtaaagcaaacgtagtggctgatgcattgagtcggaaatcattacatatgtctatgttaatggttagggaattggatttaattgagcagtttagagacttgagtttggtgtgtgagagtactcataatagtgttaaattgggaatgttgaaattaacgagtggtattctggatgagatcagagagggtcagaaatccgatatgcttttggttgataagttgactttagtgaatcaaggtcaaggtggtgaattcagagttgatgagaatggtattttgaaatttggtagtcgggtgtgtattccggatgttactgaacttaagaagagtattctggaggaaggacatcgtagtgacttgagtattcatcctggagctacgaagatgtatcatgatttgaaaaagttattttggtggccgggaatgaaaagagaaattgcgagttttgtttattcttgtttgacttgtcagaagtcaaagatcgagcatcagaagccgtctgggctaatgcaaccgttggctattccagagtggaagtgggatagtatcagtatggattttgtttctggtttaccgaggacgagtaagaattttgaagctatttgggtgattgttgacagattgacaaaatcggctcatttcattccgatcagaatggattatccgttagagagattagctgaattgtatattgagaagattgtaagtttgcatggtattccgtcgagtattgtttcggacagagatcctagatttacatcgaaattctgggaaggtttgcagagggctttgggaactaagctgagattgagttctgcatatcatccgcagactgatggtcagactgagaggacgattcagtcgctagaggatcttttgagggcttgtgttttggaaaaaggaggcgcttgggattgttatttacctttgattgagtttacctacaacaatagttttcattcgagcattggtatggcaccgtttgaagctttgtatggtaggagatgtcggacgcctttatgttggtatgagtccggtgagagtgctgtggttggaccggagattgttcaacaaactacggaaaagattaagatgattcaggagaagatgagaattgctcagagtcgtcagaagagttatcatgataagaggaggaagtcacttgagtttcaagagggagatcatgtgtttctccgtgttactccgataactggtgttggtcgagctttgaagtcgaagaagttgacacctcgatttattggtccttatcagattttggagaggataggggaggtagcctatcgtgtcgctttaccgccgtcgcttgcgaatttgcatgaggtttttcatgtgtctcagttgaggaggtacattcatgatccgtcgcatgtagtccaagtagatgatgtacaggtgagagataacctgactgttgaaacatcacctatgaggattgaggatcgagagttgaagcagttgcggggtaaagagattgccttggtgaaggtagcttggggaggaccagcaggtggcaacgtgacttgggaactggagagtaagatgaaggagtcttacccagagttgttcgcttgaggtatgttttcgaggacgaaaactcttttagtgggggagagttgtaacaccccgataataatatgataattatttaaattaagttaataatatatttattaatttaattagataattggattattattattattattttggaattattgaattattattattattggaataataatataaattggaaaatatatatatatgttggaaataaggaaaagagctcatttggagtaaaaaggtttttactgaaaagcagagaaacgatcgtgaaagaggaaaaggcaaagagacagagcgagggctgaaggttgaagagagaaaagcttggagctcaaagatttgccggattaactcaggtaaggggggtttatcgtcgtttaatgggtattatgggataatatgtaatgggtagtgataagccgttgatttgaccctaattgggattgtgaatgctgaaaatgatgctggataaactgtgttagaaactgaaattgaatccgtaattgtgtgagtcgtgtttttctgaacgtatagctttttacggaattggaatcggaggtccggaagtcctctaatggcggaaaatgcggaaaattctgcattctgcttgagttagcgcaggaacagcttctgtcttgcgttaaccggttaacccagggtgttaaccggttaacactgttttgaattgtgaaaatttgctgttttgtctgcgttaaccggttaacccagggtgttaaccggttaacactgttgtgattgctgaaatattgctgtttgtgctgcgttaaccggttaacccagggcgttaaccggttaacactgttaagttttgggacaggaagcgtgttgtgctgcgttaaccggttaacccagggcgttaaccggttaacactgttgcagagtggaaaatggatatttaaatgttgtgtacataattgagagttggcccatgttggcgtatgatgtaatagggattatatcccgctgttttgagcagtataggtattagtagagtgtgctaatactgtgtttaattgaattacatgataatgatgtgttgatacctgtgttgatgatgtatgatggcatgtataatgatgtgaatgtatatattatgcctgtatttgtgaatggactgttgtatagcttagagtgtgagcatattTCCATTGTGAATTtttgttgatgctgcattgccagatgattagcgtgcatagcatagcctttggggctgtagctaattcccatggtgaggaattagtgagtgaaccattgtgggtttgttgttgatgtttgcatgctagatgattagtgtgcatagtctagccttcggggctgtagctaattcccatggtgaggaattagtgagtgagtcactaggtctcaaatgagtgggactagtgagcttagtagccgtatctggagggatcggtgagcttgaattatatgttcaagaatagtcggtaccgcatgtgtggagtctcattgcataatgtatgtatggcgtataatatgaatggatgtattccaatattatacgtgtgttgtgttgttatggagtatgatttgagattatacttgtgctttatgtgggtgttgagtatgatgttgagctgatgtgctgttactgattgtatgttgtgattagggtgattaatgtgtctaattacttaacatgacatgagattttataatgcttattatatcgattgaggaactcacccttacaactatttttcaggtaacgagaaatgagttgagtagaagcgaatgcttgaagtctagtgtagtctccttagtgggtcatgctctgatagatgtaacatcgggagggaacattttaattatgttgttaatgattgttgaaccagtttacatgtagtatgttacatgttttgattgatttgatctttatccgctgcgatttatgcaaatgtttaattgattaaataaagagcatgacagttattttggaacatggtgtgaatgattgtgtgacacccttaactgcataattactctgatatatgtttattattttaattaaatatttggggtattttagaagggtgttacaggtgTTACACTGAGCCCAACCACTGATGCAACCAAAAATAAATTAAATTCCCCTTTCCGAGTTTGCAAGAGATTGACGAAACAAACTAATTATCCTGATTCTCCTCCTCAACCTTACCAATTGAAAATAAATCCTTCCACCAAAGCGAAACCTTAGAGCGAACTTTGAAAATAGGATCCTTTAACATCGTAGTCGTTGTATCTCCATACCTGAATCTAAGAAACCCAAACCAAACAGAACTACGATCATTTAAGATACACCACTTCTACTTGCTCAACAAAGCTAAATTGAATCTACCATAGTGCTTGACACGAAGCCCCTTTCCTCCTTGAGCCGACAAATTTTGTCCCAACTCACCCAATTAATTTTCTTATTATCTTATATTCCACCCCACAAGAAAACTCTTTGCAGCATGATAATTTCATTAATAATCACTTTTGGAGTTGTAtagaaagaaaataagaagatCAGAATATTGGATACCACTGAATTCAATACCACTCTACTGCCAATTGACAAGAATGTATTGTGCCAAACAAACAACCTTATTCTAATTTTATCCATAATAGGCTTCCACACATCCCAACGTCTTGGATTAATTCCGATAGAAACCCTAAGAAAAGTGAAAGACAAAGCCCTGATACCACACGATAAGAAGCCTGCAACCGCCTGAACAAAATCACACTCCAAATTATAGCCAATGAATTTACTCTTGCATAAATTAACCCGCAAACCTGAGGACAACTCAAACCCCCTAAGTAAAGCTTTAATACTCCACAGATTTTGTCACGAGCCATCCCCCACCAGAATGGTATTATCGGCGAATTGCAAAAACTCCAAACTGGAATTGTCGCTACAATAGAAACCTTTAAAATCACCTAACGAAACCACATTAGTCACCAAACCAAATAACCTCTCAACCACAATAAGAAAAAGAAACAGAGATAATCCATTTCCTTGGTGTAACCCTCTTGAAACTGTGAAGTCCTTAGTTGGACTACCTTTAACAAGAATAGACATAGAACTATGAGACACCAAACATTCCATCCAACCCATCCATTTACCTATAAAACCCATATTTTTCATCAAATATCTCAAATAGTTTCAAGAGAGGCAATTGTAGACCTTTTCAAAGTTCACTTTCATCATCGTATACTTCGTTTAAATCTCTTGACGAAATCCATAATTATCTTTCTCGTTACTTAAAGAAAATAATATTACATGAAAATAATATTACATGGCATTCTAAAATGAATACAAAAATCTTTAAAATAATGTTTCAATAATGTACTCtttctaattttaaaaaatgCATTTTTTCTTGTCgaaaaatataaaagaaaaagaaatcaaTTTTTATCTTTTTCAAAGAAATTAATCATAAGTTGTATTTAATTTATCTCTATCACTTCTTTTATAACTGACCAACAATTAGACATTTATTTAAAGAAAAGTTATATTTCCGGTTACGTGATTCAATATTATCAATCGTCGTCGACACCGGCGTAATCTGACATGCGGAGGTTTCACCGGAAAAAACTCAGGTAAAAACACTGCACTAAAATGTAGTGTCACTCGCCGAAATACCAGAGCAAGCACGTGGGAACGACGATCGAGTAGTCGCATCAACTATCACAGGTTAACAGCAATAAAGCCACCGCAGATCGTGGTTGCACAGTTGCACCACCGCACCGGGACTCTCAAGGTACGTTGTTATGACGGTTATCTACATCGAAATTGTAGTCTGAAATTCTTCTATAAATTAGTAGTAGTTTTTTAATTGTTCTGACTGCAATTTGATTACTTCATCTCTATTAAACCTAATTACCTCTTCCACGTTGATGTTTGAATTGAACCATATTTGAATGAGACTGAAATAATTCTCTACAGTATTTCGCTAGATATTTAAACAAAACAACTAATCAATCATGAATTGATGATTTCATACTTTACAAGCTCCAAGAACATGGTGAAAAATTAATTGAACTTGAACAAGGGAACTTCACATGTTGGCTTATCAAAGCCTAGTGTCGATTCCAAGCATGCAACTCGGGCGACGAGTTGAATTGAATGACGCCAAAGGTGTTCAAAATATGCAGAGTTCTGAGTTCATACTCAGAAAACTAACATGACCACTAATTTAACGATTAAAAAAACTAAGGCTCGGTCGTGCTTAATATGTCGTTTTGGAGTGCAGATACTCAGGCTTCACGCAAAATCCAAAAATGTTGGGATGCATCTTTAACTATAAGCTTCTATGCGTGCAATCATTTATATATCGTTTTCAAATGATATGATGGTGTTAATGGGTACCATTAACCACCATCTGGCTGGCCATGTAGCTGAGCTGCCTTGGAATTTGTAGTCCTCTTTATATTATCAGCTGGTTTCTCATTGGCTGCTTCAATACTTTCTAATGTTTCGAGGACTTCCTTCATTGATGGCCTAACTTTGGGCTCTGTTTGGATGCATTTGAGAGCAAGTTGAGCTACTTGTGAAGCTAAGTTCGGTGGATACCTTCCTTCCAATTTTGCGTCCATGTTGCTTCTGGATTTTGCTCTACTTAATAGGTTTGATTTGAGCCAATCACGTAGGGACTTTGGCTCGCTAAGGCGTATTATCTCGCCTATCCGCTTACCGGTTAGTATCTCCAACAAAACAATCCCAAATCCATATACATCACTTTTCACATACAAATGACCTGTTTGATTGGCATCAGAAGATTAATTTAGTGTTGCAGTCACCATGCTTTCAAAACATGTTTTAGAAGGGATTAAGAGGGTATTCGTGGTGACGATACCTGTGGCAATGTACTCCGGGGCGGCATAGCCACATGTTCCCACAACCTGTGTTGATACGTGAGTGCGGTCATCAGAAGGAACAGATCTGGCCAAGCCAAAGTCTGATAACTTGGCTGTGTATGCCTATTGTAAACCAAAAAATTAGATATAGTTTCTTCCATTACCATGAATTCTTTAACAGTATGGATACCTTGAATTGAGAAATGACTAAATTTTTCTTATATTATTTCTCAATATGAGCAAAATGTGATCATGGGATATTCAACCCACCAAAAGATGAAATGAAACTTACCTTGTCAAGTAGTATATTTGAGGGTTTGAGATCTCTGtatataattttcttctccaagGAGTGAAGGAAATTTAGTCCCCTAGCTGCTCCAATCATAATTTTCAGCCTTCTGTCCCATGAAAGTGGACGAACATTTGAACCTCCTGCAAAGTAAAATAACATCAGGGGAAATTCACAAAACACAGAAAGAGAGTAAAATGGTAGATTTGTGGATGTCTTAGTTAAGTATCTTATCTGCTCTTACTTCCAAATAGGTGGTTGTCCAAGCTTCCACGGTGCAAAAATTCATACACCAGAAATAACTCACCATCCTCACGTCCAAATCCCAACAGCTTTACAAGGTTGGGATGAGAGAGCCTTCCTAAGAAATTCACCTCTGACTGTGCCCTCATAAAGTAAAGAATCATAAATATAAATAGATGGCATCACATATTAACAAATTTGTGAATGTGATGATCTAATTTTGAAAGTTCTACCCATGATGCAGTAATGTCAATACCTGCCATTCTGCAAATCCTTGCGTGCTGTGAGAATTCAATTTTTTTATGGCAATAGTTGAATCCACGTCTCTTTTTGATGTTGCTCTCTCCTTAAACAAACCCTTAAACAAACCCTTGTATACTCTACCAAACCCACCCTCTCCTAATAAAGTATCTGGACGAAAATTTCTAGTGGCTGCTTTCAGTTCTGCCAAAGTAAAAACTTTCAAGTTTGCAGCATCCAAGATATGCCCATAAGGAAACTCCTCATCTTCTCTTACTCGAGAGATCTGGCTATTCTCAGAGCCCCAAAAGGAGGTACTTGTATTATTTCCTGTTGAGTGATTATTACTACTACTAAATAGTCTGCTATTTCCTCCAGAGTTGCTGCTACGCCCAAGAGAAGTGGAATTGCCATTTGTTATCAATCCTAAGTTGCTGAGACCAAAAGAGAATGGAAGTCTCCCTGTGACATTGCAACACCAATGTTATGCAATAAATGATGCTAAGATGTTGAAATGTCAAACATTTCATGATGCaatagaaaaatataattaacttCCACTAATAGCAAGGAGTGTTTTCTAAGTTCTAAATTAGATAGTCAAAGAATTGAGGAATGATTCCCTGTTGTCATTCCGATGTTCGAATTGTTAACCAATGTAGCACTGATATTTTATAATGAATGTGTTTGATGTCTGACATGCTTTGGTGCACGACAGCAACACGTGTAATTACATCAATTATGTCCATTTTATTAAATTATCATAGACCTCTACATGTCAATGTTTGTGACTGCATGTTTCCTTAGGTGTTTTAATATCTATTAGGATTAGATTAGTTACTTCCATTATTTGTTAATCTCTCTTTCTCCTATAAGATATTTAATCAAAAATGTGTTGACAGAGGTTTTATTTTATCATGCATAAAATAGTTTATGAAAATCAATTTTCTTAAAAGTCAACTTTATGACGTCTGAACGGTTACCATATCGAATTATGGGCAAAATTCCATGAAATTTCACATGACAGGTCTTAGCAT includes:
- the LOC127135846 gene encoding uncharacterized protein LOC127135846 gives rise to the protein MGFIGKWMGWMECLVSHSSMSILVKGSPTKDFTVSRGLHQGNGLSLFLFLIVVERLFGLVTNVVSLGDFKGFYCSDNSSLEFLQFADNTILAVAGFLSCGIRALSFTFLRVSIGINPRRWDVWKPIMDKIRIRFRYGDTTTTMLKDPIFKVRSKVSLWWKDLFSIGKVEEENQDN
- the LOC127138609 gene encoding probable serine/threonine-protein kinase PIX13; its protein translation is MGNCCCWGLQPTGDRPADTNNQSGRLPFSFGLSNLGLITNGNSTSLGRSSNSGGNSRLFSSSNNHSTGNNTSTSFWGSENSQISRVREDEEFPYGHILDAANLKVFTLAELKAATRNFRPDTLLGEGGFGRVYKGLFKGLFKERATSKRDVDSTIAIKKLNSHSTQGFAEWQSEVNFLGRLSHPNLVKLLGFGREDGELFLVYEFLHRGSLDNHLFGRGSNVRPLSWDRRLKIMIGAARGLNFLHSLEKKIIYRDLKPSNILLDKAYTAKLSDFGLARSVPSDDRTHVSTQVVGTCGYAAPEYIATGHLYVKSDVYGFGIVLLEILTGKRIGEIIRLSEPKSLRDWLKSNLLSRAKSRSNMDAKLEGRYPPNLASQVAQLALKCIQTEPKVRPSMKEVLETLESIEAANEKPADNIKRTTNSKAAQLHGQPDGG